The sequence below is a genomic window from Falco rusticolus isolate bFalRus1 chromosome 8, bFalRus1.pri, whole genome shotgun sequence.
ATTtcggggtgggtggggtgtatttatttatttgctggtCTGTTCAGCCTTGTTGTAAcaaagcagcctgttccaggaACCGTGCCTTGCATTTCTGGGGTGCAGCTGGGCATGGCTCCTCTGGAGAGACCTGGGCTGGAGAGGGGGTGCCGGtggcttggcagggctgggggagccagCGTGGGATGCCAGTGAGGCATGGCACATGCCATGGGCACAGGGTGGCACCTCAACCCATGTGGGTAGAGTCAGGGGGATGGGGACGTGGGGCATGTAGCCTCAGTAGCGCCACTATGGCACTAGTGTGCAGGTCCCCTCGGGGACACCCCAGGGATGGCAGCCTTGGTGCCAGCCAGGTTTCTGCCTGCTGCTTACTGCAGCCCAGCTAGGATCCCCAAGCAGCAGGAAGGTGAAGGGGGTTCACTCTTAGGGTGCCCCACACCCCAGCCTTCCAGGAGCCTGGGTCTGAGCCCCTGCAATGGCCCTGGGTATCAGCCTCATGTCCCTGCCTGGGCACAGGGGGAGCTGAGCCGAtcctcccctgcctgcttccctgggaGTGAGTCCTGTCCCCATTCCCATGACCCCGTATCAGCATCTTGGCGAAATAACGGCTGATAGCGAAAGGTCCCGGGTGCTGAACACCCCTCCTGCGCTGGCTggccctgccagggcacacGATACCAGAGCTGGGTGGTGACAGGCCCCTTCCCCATCACAGGGACATGCTGTGCTACTGCTCTGCTAGCCTGGGACCAGTGCTGGCTCCCCCCCTCGGGACGAGGCGCAAACCCCAAACCCCGGACAGCGCTTGACCTGCCcctgggaggcagggggaaactgaggcacagagaaatgGCTGAGGCCAAGGTCAGCTGTTCAGAGAGGACCCAGATGTCCTGGCTCCAGGCACAGATCCACACGCAGCTACACAAGAACAGGACGAAGGAGACACAGAACGGCTgcaagccccctccccacctcccccccgccccagcacaGGTCCCAGGTTCCTGACACAGCCCAAGTGGGCACGGGATGGGGGGACACAACCCCTCGTGATGTGTGAAAGGCACAGCAGTTCCCCAAGCCTCCTGCTGATTTGGGGTAGGGAGATACTAGTGCCCCAGGGGCAATTTGGGGGCATCCCTCATCCCCCCACACTTCCCCACAGTGGGGCTGGAAGCCCCCTggcccaggctgggcaggggatgggtgctggggtgggtttGCCTTCCTGCCCCTCCTCATGGGGCAGCAAGGGTCCCCACTTGGCACCTAGGGTGGGGGGGTGAACACGCGTTCAAGGGGCCCCTGGGCGAGCAATGAACTCCAGGTTGATGGGCTTGTCGGCCACCAGGACGATGCGGGACACAGATGTCACCTCCACACCGCGGGGGTCTGGCCGCACCTCGAATGCCTGGATGATCTGTGGGGAGAAGCAGGGTGGCAGTGCCTCGAGGACTCCGCAGGGCCCCCATCCCAGCTTGTGGCGAGTTACCCAGGGTGGGGGGCCCCTACTCACCCTAGCGAGGGCCAGGTGCATCTCCAGCTCGGCGATGCGGCGGCCGACGCAAGCGCGGACCCCATAGCCAAAGGGGATGGAGCTGAAGGGGTGGTGGGGGGAGCCGTGGCCCCGGAGCCAGCGCTGGGGCAGGAACCGCTCAGGCTCAGGGAAGTAGGTCTCGTCGTGGGACATTGCGTAGTGTGCCAGGACGAAGAGGGTCTGCAGGGCAAGAAGCGAGGGAATTAATGACCCCCGTCTGGCCCCCACTGAGCACAGAAGGGGTCCCCACATCACGGTCCCCACTCACGTTTTTGGGGAAGAGGTAGTCTCCGATGACAATGTCCTTCTCATAGAAGACCCTGGCATTGGTGGGCACCACGGGGTAGACCCTGGGATATGGGGAGAGTGAGTGGGGAAGCAGGACCCATTTGGGGACCCCAGAGGGAGAGGACCACAGGCAGGACAAGGAGGAGCATCTCccgctgctcagcagctctgtctcTCTCCCCAGGGAGCAGGTGGATGGATGTGGCCCCGAGGGACTGAATCCAGCCCTGCACTCTGCTTGGCTGGTGCATCTCTGAAGAGTGGGGGAGAAAGGACTGCCCCTGGGGAAGGGGTCAGTGACCAGgaccctggggcaggggcaagGCTAGGCTGTACCTCAGTGTCTCCTTGATAACAGCCCGAAGCATCGGCATCTTGGGGATATCCTCAGCACCAGGAAACCGGTCAGCAGGCACGACGGCTTTCAGCTCCTGGTACAGGGTCTCCTGGATGCCCGGGTCCCGAGAGAGGTGGTACAGGGCCCAGGACAGTGTGTTGGAAGTCTGGAGGAGTGGAGCACCAAGGGGAGTGAGGGAGATGGGGCTGGCACCCGAGGAGCCTTGTGCCAAGCGTGGCACCAGTGTGGCACCACACAGCTCCTGCTTTGGTGCTCAAGGAAGCCAGGGGTGAGGGGCAGTGAGCAcagaggaaactgaggcagggagcacaacagagGACAGGGTCTGTATTGACCAGTCCCTGAGGGTTTGCCCCTGTGGGgcaccagctccccagccaccagcccagagctcgcaggggctggggagcacgGCTGAGCCCCATGGCTCACCCTGGCACAGAGCTCAGTGAAGATCGCCTGGCAGTAGATGCCTGGCCCTCACCGTGTCCAcgccagccagcagcagctcagccacgCTGCCATAGACCTCGTCCAGGCTGAGCCTGCCGCTGGCCAACAGGTAGCTCAGGTAGCCAGACACCTCCTTGCCTCGCTCCAcctgcccctccagctcctccatctTTCGGTCAATCAGGTTCTTGCCTGCAGGGACAGATAGCAGGACCCAGCGCTAATGGAGCGAGGGTGGCCAAAAGGACTCATGGCTGTTGACTGCCCCACTTTTGAAGGTCCTTAGGGAGTCTGATCCCACTGTGCTGGGCCCCCATCATCACTGCTCACCGAAGGCAAAGATGGTGTCCCAGCTGTCCAGGTAGCGGTCCCAGAAGGGCAGCACCTTGCGGCTCCATCGGGGCAGTACGGTGGCAAAGATGGAGTTCTTGAACATGAGGTTGATGGAGTCAATGAAGCGCTGGGTCTCAGCTGGGACCTGCTGCTTCAGGCACCCAATGCGGGTCTCAAAGAGGATGTAGGAGATCCCTGTGGAAGACAGGCTGCATCCAGACACCCGTGGGGATGGGAAGAGcgaggcagggcaggggtgaggGGGAGGACCCCCCTACCTTCCAGGGCAAAGCGGTACAGCAGGTTGGCCACgtcccccaccagcaccccggAGGGGCTGAGGCTCCGCTCAGCCCGCAGCCGCACCATCAGGTCCGACACCACCTCCCCGATGGCATCCGCATACAGCACGGCCTCCGAGGGCTTCAGCAGCCGCTTGTTGAGGACCTGGCGCAAGCGGTACCAGCGCTCCCCTTCCCTGTGTGAGGAtggggctcagtgctgggggcACAGTCGGGCAGAGGGCAGTGGCTGGCAGCAGTTTCCCAGTCCCCGGGTGCATCCTCCTAATGCCAGGCTGAAACCACCCCGGAGGTCTTTCCACCCACCATGGCCATGCCCTTCTGCTTGGGGGAGCACATGCTGCTTGCAGGAGAGGGAGCAATGCGAGCTGCCACCTGGGCCCTACACCTGAGGAAGGGACAGGAGccacctgctgccctgcagagcgCAGCCCGGGCAGGACTCACTCGGTGAAGGGTCCGTAGGGCAGGCGCCGCGTGTCCCGGTGCTCCTTCCACAGGGCCATGTCGCTCCGCATGGGGTACTTGCCCTCCTGCCgtagcagctgctccagcaccacTGGGCTCCCAATGTTGATGTTCTCGTAATGCCCGAAGGTTGACCTCCATATAGGGCCATAAATGCGCCGGGACATCAGCTGTGATGCAccagagcacagcagggtgAATGGGACAGGGCCAGCACTGGGGCTTGatcacctctccctgccccagtgctgccctgcaTGTGTCCAGCATGCTCTGCACCTACCCTAGGGACCCCTCAGCGCCAACTGGGCCCAAGCACCCGCCTCTGAGCCCCCAAGCTGGCACCATCCTTGAAGAGCTTTGCAGATGGCTTGAGCTGGTGTCTCCAGGCACGTGTCCTCTGCCAGCACTATGCACACTAGGCACCGACCCCTGGCACAGGCTGACACATCCCTCACCCACCCCAGAGATGCACAGAGGGTCTGGCAGGTCTTCTGGGGAAGCAACACCAagaggggacagcagggacaggggcaaCTTCCAGGCACAGGGCTTTGCTGAGATGCAAGGCTGTTGCAGTCGCTGTCAGCAGGTCCAAGCCCTGCTGCTTCCAGCATAGCCCCAGCTCTGATCAACCCAGGGACAAGAGTACCTGCATGCGTCCCTGAACCCGCCACCTGATAAAGGTGGTTAATGATCAGCAGTGGGAGGGCAGTGTCAGGCTGGGGCAGGACCGGGCTGCTCCAAGGGCAGGCTACCACCCCCGGGGCATGGCCCTGGGGCCACAGGCTCACAAGCCAGTTAGGGGACATCCACCAGCATCAGACCtgctctgggctctgccagctgcatcTTCCCCCTCCTTGGCTGCACCCAAGAGAGCCATGCCTGCCTCCCCACTGGGGAGCACTGTGACCCCCAAGCGTACGCCTCAGGTGCAGCTGGGCACCCTTTTGCAAGCAGATCTGCACAGGGCCATGTCTAAGGGCTGCTGTCCATCCTACCCGGCACTGCCAGAGCCCCTGCAGAGCGGGGCCAagcctggggagctgtgggggaCCAAGCAGGGAAGCCCTGGTCCCCATTCCCCGCGGCTACGGGGATGCACGTGGTACAATCTCCCTTGGTGACTGACTGCATCGCAGCCTGCGCCCGGATTCAGCTGGATTCGTCACCGCGGGGAGATGTTCCTCGCGCATGGTGGCAGGAAGAGGGGGAGGGATGGCTGCCCCGGTGCCGCAGGCAGCTCGCCGGGCGAACATGCTGTGTGGGGCCGCAGGCAGCCATGGCTCAGGTTGAAGCCTGCCCACCAGCATCTGCTAGCAGCCGGGACCCGACACGGCACAGGCCTtggagagcagggctgagagAAGCCAGAGCTGCCGGGACCTGGGGAAAGGCACCTCCAGAACATGCAGGCATCTGTCCGCAAAGCTGGGCTGTGCTCAGGGCCccaagggcagcagggagcagcaggaagctCCCGTGTCCGCTCCTTGGGACCCCGCTGCCCTCAGCCCCTTCTCCAAACAGCAGTGCCTGGTGCTCTGCGGTGCTGGGGAGGCCTCATCCTGCATGCTCCTCCGGCCGGTCAGAGCTCCAGGGTGCTGGAAGATGCTGCCTGGCTCACAGCCAGCCAAGCCCGTTTCTTGCTTCATCCGATGTATGAGGAAATgttgacagaagaaaacaaacacctcTGCCTgttcctcccctgcctgcctgggtaCCATCTGCCCAAAcatctgctggctgcctgccccccaAGCCATGGCCCCTCCAGCTTgtcacagccagggcagccagggctgctcgGGGATGCCAGGGCCCCATGAGCTGCCTCTGAACCTCTGCCCTCGGCTGCCTGGCCAGCTTAGGGATGGTGAAGTGGCCAGCTTAGTGATGGtggagcagccctgggctggcaggaccCTCCTGGGGCCACCCTGTTCCACTGCTggccccagcatcaccccacgGTGCAGGGGTGCTCCCCACCACCCAGCCCCTCTTCTCCCCTGGCCTGCCGCCCCCGCTCAGCTCCCCGCTATCACTCGTAGGCTGCTCCCCCACCCCGGAGCCCATCTCACCCTGCCCCCGGCAAGCACCCACTCCCCCTTCTCGCAaagccccccgcccccgcgcacagcaccctccctgcagcccacccgGGAGCCCCCCTACCCCCACGCACCCGTGCAGGGCCCCcgcgctccccctccccccgcagcccccgggccgggctgcCCCGGCGCACCTGGAGCCGGTGCGTGTGCAGCAGGTAGCCCCGCAGGAATAGCCAGACGAAAGTCCGgagcagccccggccccggtaGCTCCTCCGGTCCCTTCAGCCGCGccggtcccgccgccgccgccgctgaGCCCCCGGTCCTGCGCGGCAGCCCCGGGGtgctgcgcggcggcggcggcgggcgggggcgcagcagcagcggcagcagcagccgccgggccccgccgctcGGGCCCGCCATGCTCCGTCGGCAGCGCAcgggacggggcggggcggggagccaccgggggcggtggggggcGGCaccgggggcggcgcggggggcggtgTGGGGGCGGCAACCGGGCAACCGGCGCCGGGCACCGCGCACCGGCAACTGAGCATCGCGCACCGGGTGCTGCGCACTGGGTACCGGCCCTGGTGCCGGCTGCTGCGCAATGGGTACGGGATACCggctgctgcacagcaaggACCGGGCACCGGGCAGCGCGTACCGGGCACCTTCTGCTAGTTGCTGCACACCTGCTGCTGGACCATGGATACCGGCTCCAGTACCGAGTACCCGTTACGGCACACTGGATACCAGGTACAGCACACCAGGCGCCACATGCCGTACACCAAGTACTGGACACTGgaccctgcccagcagcatcacACACCGTGCACCGGGTGATACGTACTTGGAACTGGCATCAGCAGTACGCAGTGCCGTGTGTCAGGTACTGGATGCCATGCACTGTGCACTGCACAATGGCACCGTGCACCCGGCAGCTGGCAGCCGGCGCTGGCAAGGTGTGGTAGTGCAGCACCGCAGCACCCTGGGCACATTGTAGTGTGTGGCACCAGCACCCGTACCAGCATCAGGTGCTGCACGCCAAGCACTGCAAATGGGCAGCgggtgctgggctctgctcacCAGGCACCAGCACCAGGCACCGTGCATCATGTGAACAGCGGTGGCATTGCCCTCTGGCACTGGGTAGTGCATCCCAAACACTGCACACCCTACAGCGGCACCAGGCTCACCACTGGACCTGCTCTTTAGGGCTGCTGCCCCTCCTGATCGGAGCCCTTCTGCCCTttctccatcccctgcctgtCTTACCCCTGTCCTTGCCTTGATCCCCTGCAGTACAGGATGGTGCCCTGGGAAGCTGGGTCCAAGCTGTCCCATGGGTCTCTCAAGCACTTCCTCTGGGCACTGCCAGCCAGGAGCCCAGCTAGGGAGACCTTGGCATGCCCagtgcagctggctggcagcccaCCTGGAGGCAGGTTTGGTTTGTCTTCACACCAGGGAGAGCATggcaccagctcctgcctcagccTGGTGCAGTCAAGCTGTCTAGACCACAAGCCGGgctctgctg
It includes:
- the LOC119152524 gene encoding sterol 26-hydroxylase, mitochondrial codes for the protein MAGPSGGARRLLLPLLLRPRPPPPPRSTPGLPRRTGGSAAAAAGPARLKGPEELPGPGLLRTFVWLFLRGYLLHTHRLQLMSRRIYGPIWRSTFGHYENINIGSPVVLEQLLRQEGKYPMRSDMALWKEHRDTRRLPYGPFTEEGERWYRLRQVLNKRLLKPSEAVLYADAIGEVVSDLMVRLRAERSLSPSGVLVGDVANLLYRFALEGISYILFETRIGCLKQQVPAETQRFIDSINLMFKNSIFATVLPRWSRKVLPFWDRYLDSWDTIFAFGKNLIDRKMEELEGQVERGKEVSGYLSYLLASGRLSLDEVYGSVAELLLAGVDTTSNTLSWALYHLSRDPGIQETLYQELKAVVPADRFPGAEDIPKMPMLRAVIKETLRVYPVVPTNARVFYEKDIVIGDYLFPKNTLFVLAHYAMSHDETYFPEPERFLPQRWLRGHGSPHHPFSSIPFGYGVRACVGRRIAELEMHLALARIIQAFEVRPDPRGVEVTSVSRIVLVADKPINLEFIARPGAP